Genomic window (Methanobrevibacter sp.):
GAAGCATTTTCAAATATAGATATTAAAAAAGACCTTGAAAAATCTTTAGAATACCTGAAAAACGATAATAGAATAGGACTTGTAACGACAACACAACACCTGCATCTTTTAAATGAAATAAAAGACTTCCTAGAAGATAATGGAAAAGAAGTGGTTCTGGGATCATCCAAATCAACCAGAAAGGGTCAGGTATTGGGATGTAACTTTTCATCCATAAAAGACTTGGATGTTGATGTTATCCTATTTATCGGCAGCGGAAATTTCCACCCTTTGGGGATTAAACTGTTTTCAAATACCCCAGTACTTGCTTTAGACCCATACAATAGTGAAATCAGAAGTATGGATGAATATGCAGATAAGATTTTAAGAATTAGATTTGCAAGAATTGTTAAGGCCCGCAGCGCTGAAAAATGGGGAATTCTAGTATCTACAAAAGAAGGCCAATACAGGATGGCATTGGCAAAGGAAATTAAAAAAATTCTAGAAGATGCAGATATGGAAGCTTACATCATTTTAGTGGATAATGTCTCACCAGATATTTTACTTCCATATTTAGAATTGGATGCTTTTGTTGTAAGCGCCTGTCCGAGAATTGCAATTGACGATTCGCAAATGTATAAAAAACCATTATTAACACCGCAGGAATTGGAAATTGTGTTAAACAAGCGTGAATGGGAAAATTATCAACTGGATGAAATCCTATTCCATGAACGTTATAAATAATATTTAAATATTAATATCAATATAATTATTATATTAAAGAAAGTTTTATAAACTCTTTATTTTGGTGATTTTAATATGAGTATAGAAAAAAAAACAATTGTAATGCCTGGAGATAAACTAGGAATTATCGAACAGTATCTTCCGGGAGTGGGTACTTATGATGACAATGGTGAAATCAAATCATCAGTACTTGGAAATGTTAAAATTAATCAAAAAATGAAGGTTATTTCTGTTGTGTCAGATGCCAAACCTGCTCTTTTAAAAGTTGGAGATATAGTATACGGCCAAATAACTGATTTAAAACCACAAAGAGCAAGCGTTAAAATCGAATGTATTAAAGATAATGGAAGGCCGTTAGCATTGCCTTACATGGGCGCAATACATATTTCACAAGCTAAAAAAGATTATTTGGAAAAATTATCCGATGCTTTTAGAATAGGAGACATTATTCAGGGAAAAGTTGTTAAAATTACTGGAGATAATGTCGATTTAGGTAGTATAGATGATGATTGTGGCGTGATAAAAGCTATGTGCACCCGTTGTAGAGATTTCATGCATACTACACAAAAAGAAAATGAACTTCAATGCAATACTTGTAATAAAAAAGAAAAACGTAAAGTATCTACAAACTACATTAATGGTTAATTAAGGTTGATAAAATGGAAAACTTTGAAATTATTGAAGATAAAACTTTAGAATTGACTTTTGTTGTAAAAGATGAAAGTCACGGAGTTTGCAACGCATTAAGACACATTTTAATGCAAAATCCTGATGTTGAATATGCTGTTTATAATATTGATCACCCTCTTACTGGAAAACCAGAAATGACTATTAAAACAAAAAGAGGCAAAAGACCAAGAAACGCATTGCAAAAGGCAGCAAAAGAACTCCAAAAAGAAAGTGCTGAATTTAAAAAACTTATTGATGAAGCTTTCGAGTAAGCTTCCAATATTACTTTTTTAGTGGTTTGATGGCAAAATACAAGATTCCATCCATAACAACCGATATTTTTATTTTTGATGAAAATTTTAATTTTATTTTAATTAAAAGAAAAAATAATCCTTATAAAAATCATTGGGCGTTACCTGGAGGATTTGTTGAGTACGGTGAATGTGTAGAAACTGCCGCAATAAGGGAAGCAAAAGAAGAAACAAACATTGACGTTGAACTAAAAGATTTAGTTAATGTTTACTCAAATCCCGACAGAGACCCAAGAGGACATACAATAACAATAGCATATACTGCAAAAGGGGATTTTAGTACTGGAAAAGCTGATAGTGATGCTTGTGATATTCATATATTTTCACCAGCCAAACTTGATGAAATCAATCTTGCTTTCGACCATGCGAAAATAATAAAAGACTGCTTAAATAAAGTTAAAAGTGAAAAATAATGGCATATATTTAAATAATTTAAAGAAAAAATTATTGTAATATATAAACTATAAGATTTAAAAGGGGGAAATTAAATGGATTTCTGTCCTAAATGTGGAGCAATGATGGGTCCTGTTGACGGAGTTTTGAAATGCAATAGTTGCGGATATTCAGAGGAAAAAACTATTGATGATGATAAATATAAAGTTTCAAAGAAAATTGAAGCAAAGGAAACTGTTAAAATGATGGGTGAAGATGTAGACGTCAACCCTAGAACAGAAGAAACCTGTCCTGAATGTGGAAACAACACTGCTACCTACAAATTATTACAAACTCGTAGTGCTGATGAAGCACCTACCCGTATTTTCAAATGTACAAAATGTAAGCATACCTGGAGAGCGTATGACTAATTGAGGGTTTTTTATGAAAGATTCTAAAGAAAAGGAACATAGAATTTCTAATTTAAAAGACTTGATAAACAACATTAAAGACGATAATGTTAAGTCTGATTTGCAGGAAGAGGATACTGAATTGATTAATTATTTTAATGAAGATCCTGTGGATTTTGATGCATTGGAAATAGATGACGAATTTATTTACCATCCTGATGAGGATAAAGATGATTCTGTGAATTTAGAAGAAATTCCTATCGATGAAGATTTCATAATAAAAACTCCAAAAGAAGAATTAGAAGAATCAGTCGAAATATCTGATTTTGAAGAAACAGAAGACGTTATGGGTGACTTAAGCGAAAACTTCGATTACTTTGTTAACGCCAAAATAGGAAAAACACCTATTTTGGCAATTATTAGTTCAATATTGGGCGTTATATTCGTAATAACCTCCATTTTCATTTTCGAATCCAGAAGTGATAGAGTAATAGATAATGTGGCCTCCGGTGAAACAAACGTTGCTTTTGTTATAGTCCTTGCAATGGGAATTTTATTGTTACTCTACGGAATATACAGAATATTCAATATGAAAAATCCAATCGCTTCAATAACAAACAGCATCAATGATGTTGATTTAAAAGACGAAAAAGAAAAAGACACAGTTTTAAAGGAAGAAACTGAAAAAATCATTCCTAAAAGCAATATCCCCCTAGATAAAGAATCCTACAAAATAGGGGAATTTAACATAGGTGATTTGAAAAATAAATTTAAAAAACCAACTCCTTCTAAAGAATCTCCCCTCGAAGAAGAAGAAATTGATGACATTCCTCCGGCTAAAAAGAAAGATGAAGACAAAAAAGAATTGACTGCTGAAGAAATTGAAGATATTGAATACAAACAAACACAGCTCGATTCTGAAAGTATCGACGATATTTTTGCTGAAGTAGAAGATATTGATGAGATATCCGCTGATTCTAAAAAAGATAAATAATAATATTTTGTTTTTTGGGCCTGTAGTCTAGTCAGGAATGACGCAGGACTTCGGATCCTGAGATCGGGGGTTCAAATCCCTCCAGGTCCGTTAATTTTAAAGTCTTACAATAGCTTCCTTGAAAAAGTCAGGAATTAAAGATCTATACATCGGACTTTTGAATAACATGTTAATATCGCTGTCAATAATGTAAGTGTAGCAGGAATCATCTTCTGCCCTCATTCCACGACCATATGCCTGCATTAAAGTCATTACAGTTTTATATGCATACCATTTCTTATCACGTTTCATCCTCATATTAACCTGCTTATCTCCAAGATATGGGAAAGGCATTTTATAAATAACTTGAAATCTACACTTATCATATGGCAAATCCACACCTTCACCCATAGATGGTGAAACCAAAACCAAAGGATTTTCATCTTTTTCAAAGAAATCCAAAATCTGTTCCCTGTTTTTTGATGTATGGGAAATTAGCCTTGAATTGTATAGATTGTTAGTAATATATTGTTGACATTTGTAACTGTGCGTGTGAATTAGACCCTTATCCCCCTCATGTTTTTTTAATATCTCCTGCAAAATAGGGATTGTTTTTGGAGCGGTGTTTTTAATCCTGTTTGCAGACATTTTTCCGGCTAAATTAAGAATAATAGGTCTTTTTTCCTTTGTAAAAGGACTGTCAACTTTTATATGATAAACCTCATTTGGATTTAATCCCAGCCATTTGGAAAACATTTTATGAGACAAAATAGTTGCACTCATAAAAATGACAACATCCCCATATTTCAACAAGTTATTTTTGGCGTAATGATGAACTCTTAATGGTTTAAATGTGACGCCTGACTCTTCTGCATCGATTACCCAGTTTCCAGGTTCTTTGTCAAGGCTATTTTTAAGAGATTTTAATCTGGAAATAGTTGACCTGATTCTGTCGGCTTTATTTTTACTTACATCCTTTAAATCGATATCTTCATAAGAATCCCTGATTGCTTCAATTTCCATTTTCCAGTCTTCAAGTTCACCATCCTTTAAGGTTTCAGGTGAAATTCTCTTGTTAATATCATTTTCAAGAGTCCTATTATACAATGTAACCTCCATTGTAGACATTAATTTATTTTCAATATTGTGGGCCTCATCTAAAATGAGCAAGGAACGGGTTCCGAAATGTTTAACATAATTAAGCTCAACGATTGCATAATCATAATTCATTAAAGTAATTGGGGAATTGACAGCATTGGCTTTCTGATTCCAATAATGGCAATGTCCGCTAGACTGATAAAATACTGTTCCACCAGATGAGTCTTCAAAAGCCAATTCTGCATCCAATGTTGGGTTTTTGGCAACGCCGTACGGGCAGAAAAACTTACTTGAGGTAGGTGTTGTTTTACAAGCGCCCATATCACAACTTGACTCCAGATTATCCTGCAGGCAGGCAAAATTGCCCCTTCCCTTAACCAATGGGAATTGAAATTCGTTGGAATACTGTGACTGCAACTGTTTTGTCATGGTTAAAATGTAGGCAGATTCATACATTTTAGCAAGTGTTGTAGCTATTGCAGATTTGCCGATACCTGTTCCTGCTTCCAGTATTATGTATTTATAACCTTTCTTTATTGCATCATTAATATTTTGAATAATCTCAAGTTGACCCTCTCTAGGCTCATCAAATGGAAAGTTTTCAATTATCTCATCATCAATATTAGGATGTAGCTCTTTTATATAAGCTGCAGTTCCTTCATCAAGTTTATAATCATCTACCGAATACACTTCAGGAATCTCATCATCCAGAATTGACGAGCTGCGAGGTTTTGAAAAACTGAATAAATTTGTTGAAGCTTTTGATTCCTTTCTAGGATATTTTCCGCAAGTACAATTACTTTTTAA
Coding sequences:
- a CDS encoding DNA-directed RNA polymerase subunit L, which gives rise to MENFEIIEDKTLELTFVVKDESHGVCNALRHILMQNPDVEYAVYNIDHPLTGKPEMTIKTKRGKRPRNALQKAAKELQKESAEFKKLIDEAFE
- a CDS encoding NUDIX hydrolase is translated as MAKYKIPSITTDIFIFDENFNFILIKRKNNPYKNHWALPGGFVEYGECVETAAIREAKEETNIDVELKDLVNVYSNPDRDPRGHTITIAYTAKGDFSTGKADSDACDIHIFSPAKLDEINLAFDHAKIIKDCLNKVKSEK
- a CDS encoding transcription factor S; translated protein: MDFCPKCGAMMGPVDGVLKCNSCGYSEEKTIDDDKYKVSKKIEAKETVKMMGEDVDVNPRTEETCPECGNNTATYKLLQTRSADEAPTRIFKCTKCKHTWRAYD
- a CDS encoding exosome complex RNA-binding protein Csl4, with amino-acid sequence MSIEKKTIVMPGDKLGIIEQYLPGVGTYDDNGEIKSSVLGNVKINQKMKVISVVSDAKPALLKVGDIVYGQITDLKPQRASVKIECIKDNGRPLALPYMGAIHISQAKKDYLEKLSDAFRIGDIIQGKVVKITGDNVDLGSIDDDCGVIKAMCTRCRDFMHTTQKENELQCNTCNKKEKRKVSTNYING
- a CDS encoding helicase C-terminal domain-containing protein, which translates into the protein MSNSMFCPNCGMLKSNCTCGKYPRKESKASTNLFSFSKPRSSSILDDEIPEVYSVDDYKLDEGTAAYIKELHPNIDDEIIENFPFDEPREGQLEIIQNINDAIKKGYKYIILEAGTGIGKSAIATTLAKMYESAYILTMTKQLQSQYSNEFQFPLVKGRGNFACLQDNLESSCDMGACKTTPTSSKFFCPYGVAKNPTLDAELAFEDSSGGTVFYQSSGHCHYWNQKANAVNSPITLMNYDYAIVELNYVKHFGTRSLLILDEAHNIENKLMSTMEVTLYNRTLENDINKRISPETLKDGELEDWKMEIEAIRDSYEDIDLKDVSKNKADRIRSTISRLKSLKNSLDKEPGNWVIDAEESGVTFKPLRVHHYAKNNLLKYGDVVIFMSATILSHKMFSKWLGLNPNEVYHIKVDSPFTKEKRPIILNLAGKMSANRIKNTAPKTIPILQEILKKHEGDKGLIHTHSYKCQQYITNNLYNSRLISHTSKNREQILDFFEKDENPLVLVSPSMGEGVDLPYDKCRFQVIYKMPFPYLGDKQVNMRMKRDKKWYAYKTVMTLMQAYGRGMRAEDDSCYTYIIDSDINMLFKSPMYRSLIPDFFKEAIVRL
- the dph2 gene encoding diphthamide biosynthesis enzyme Dph2, with protein sequence MSMYEMDLDKAIRKINSIDAQTVGLQFPEGLKIQAIKIAKEIEEETDATVIISGDPCFGACDVSDYKMKGSVDLIIHYGHTPLPLKYSVPTLFIEAFSNIDIKKDLEKSLEYLKNDNRIGLVTTTQHLHLLNEIKDFLEDNGKEVVLGSSKSTRKGQVLGCNFSSIKDLDVDVILFIGSGNFHPLGIKLFSNTPVLALDPYNSEIRSMDEYADKILRIRFARIVKARSAEKWGILVSTKEGQYRMALAKEIKKILEDADMEAYIILVDNVSPDILLPYLELDAFVVSACPRIAIDDSQMYKKPLLTPQELEIVLNKREWENYQLDEILFHERYK
- a CDS encoding topoisomerase IV, translated to MKDSKEKEHRISNLKDLINNIKDDNVKSDLQEEDTELINYFNEDPVDFDALEIDDEFIYHPDEDKDDSVNLEEIPIDEDFIIKTPKEELEESVEISDFEETEDVMGDLSENFDYFVNAKIGKTPILAIISSILGVIFVITSIFIFESRSDRVIDNVASGETNVAFVIVLAMGILLLLYGIYRIFNMKNPIASITNSINDVDLKDEKEKDTVLKEETEKIIPKSNIPLDKESYKIGEFNIGDLKNKFKKPTPSKESPLEEEEIDDIPPAKKKDEDKKELTAEEIEDIEYKQTQLDSESIDDIFAEVEDIDEISADSKKDK